The sequence below is a genomic window from Candidatus Zymogenaceae bacterium.
ACCAAAGATAATGAGAAATTCATGAGATTGTTCTGGATGATAGACAGTGAGGAGTATGGGGGAGATCTCTCAGACGATTTAACCGAACGTATCAGGAACTGGAGCATCGAAAACATTCGTGAAGCTCGGCCCCTGGTGAAACTGGCGTTTGAAGAGGGAGTGATCATCGACATTGAGCCGGAGATGCTCATTCATCTCATATCCGCCGTGAACAAGGGTATTATGACCCATACTCATAAAGAGCGGAAGTTCAATATCGCTCATATTGATCCCGAGAGTCTGTACAGTCAGTTTAGACATATATTATTACGGTCCATTTTCCTTTAAACAACGAGAAAGCATACAGGAGCGGTTAAAAATGTATGTTGATCAAGATCTCTGTAGGAAATGTGCGGACTGCCTGCCGATCTGCCCTGTCGGTGCGTTTGAAATCAGGAATAAGAAAATAGTCATCAACTACGATTCCTGTGTCGAATGCGGTGTCTGTCTCAGATCAGGAATATGTACGGAGGGAGCCATCAAGCAGGTAGATGAAATCCCATACCCCCGGATAATTCGGGCGGCGTTTTC
It includes:
- a CDS encoding TetR/AcrR family transcriptional regulator; translated protein: MAAHNLFLETGYSKTTIADIARRANVTKRTLYSYFPSKITLYIEMYDYYLERYHQVIVDAVRSEMPTREKLLFLMDSLFAFTKDNEKFMRLFWMIDSEEYGGDLSDDLTERIRNWSIENIREARPLVKLAFEEGVIIDIEPEMLIHLISAVNKGIMTHTHKERKFNIAHIDPESLYSQFRHILLRSIFL